The Candidatus Bathyarchaeota archaeon genome has a segment encoding these proteins:
- a CDS encoding heterodisulfide reductase-related iron-sulfur binding cluster, which translates to MEVKHFASVLVDDLGLHRVTGKIERPLKGLTVAGHTGCHIVSPPEIMAFDDPFDPQVLDSMVTALGSAPANFDLKTLCCGWTLTNYGDKDGADKLLSAKLEAMYNARSDCITVICPQCFYQFDMGQLLTSRRLGLEFKVPVMFYLQLLGLAMGYTFEEIGLKRHRTMSSGFKEKILEVLR; encoded by the coding sequence GTGGAGGTTAAGCACTTTGCATCTGTGCTTGTGGATGACCTGGGACTACATCGGGTTACTGGCAAAATTGAGAGACCTCTAAAGGGTCTTACAGTTGCTGGTCATACTGGCTGTCACATTGTCAGCCCCCCTGAGATTATGGCATTCGACGACCCCTTCGATCCTCAGGTGCTAGACTCAATGGTTACTGCATTAGGCTCGGCACCTGCTAATTTTGATCTCAAAACTCTCTGTTGCGGCTGGACCCTTACCAATTACGGGGATAAAGACGGGGCGGACAAACTTCTCAGCGCCAAGCTCGAGGCTATGTACAACGCCAGGTCTGACTGCATCACCGTAATTTGCCCCCAGTGCTTCTATCAGTTCGACATGGGACAACTCCTTACCTCCCGAAGGCTTGGGCTCGAGTTCAAAGTGCCTGTCATGTTTTATCTTCAGCTCTTGGGTTTGGCTATGGGGTACACCTTTGAGGAAATAGGTCTCAAGCGCCACAGGACAATGTCATCCGGGTTCAAAGAAAAGATTCTGGAGGTCCTCAGATGA